From Penaeus vannamei isolate JL-2024 chromosome 37, ASM4276789v1, whole genome shotgun sequence, one genomic window encodes:
- the DENR gene encoding density-regulated protein homolog yields the protein MTEVIGITPLPGVEYPLNVQYCGNCTMPVEYCEYYPAYDKCKQWLEKNLPDMFQELMAGASAAGEDGADEEKKRQKRGGKGIVKAKKKADEGPRKVVVFVAPRGKKRNTVITGLKTFNIDLKVAAKFFGTKFACGSSVTGDDEIVVQGDIKDDLLDMIPEKWPEIDEECVEDGGEHKR from the exons ATGACTGAAGTTATTGGCATCACCCCCCTGCCAGGTGTGGAGTATCCACTGAATGTTCAGTACTGTGGCAACTGCACCATGCCAGTTGAG TACTGTGAATATTACCCAGCCTATGACAAATGCAAGCAATGGTTGGAGAAGAATCTTCCAGATATGTTCCAGGAACTCATGGCTGGAG CAAGTGCAGCTGGAGAGGATGGTgctgatgaagaaaagaagagacaaaagcgaggaggaaagggaattgtgaaggccaagaagaaggcaGATGAAGGCCCAAGGAAAGTGGTGGTGTTTGTGGCACCTCGTGGAAAGAAACGTAACACTGTTATTACCGGACTAAAAACCTTTA ATATTGACCTAAAGGTAGCAGCTAAATTCTTCGGCACCAAGTTTGCTTGCGGTTCATCAGTAACTGGAGATGATGAAATAGTTGTTCAAGGAGATATTAAGGATGATCTTCTTGATATGATTCCTGAGAAATGGCCTGAG ATTGATGAAGAGTGCGTGGAGGATGGTGGAGAACACAAGCGGTAA
- the LOC113819695 gene encoding uncharacterized protein, with translation MPPVKAKKKSKKKSVSPAKVSKHKKFKKKELTTIKSQKARRDFNERKKKISGAEVSKQKKKMVKVASKSAKAVKPKQKKVLKKSQKPALKSLAKKQLKSPDQKGKIKKSKDQKGKIKKSIDQKGKIKKSKDQKGKIKKSKDPSKVKKKMSPAKTKDVPIKRNGMGTAKQKCFSCNLVVSSKSLVQKQKLKSPDQKGTKTIGKRRQNSESEVQVQVKKKAKIYSPSISSQITESKDPVKVKKKMPSTETKDVSIQIDGKGTIKEKNVMCFSCNLLVSKKDLHLHLFFGSIKCRFCFYTVNTCTDFANQMLNPNGYCQKSPMKIHGILQWDSCLNYILLNVKREITVRNFCNEIKAVPNEIEICGEITTYTKGLESLERVEPWKSAFLELMAYCDKVMSKLKPKNCCSLKLFREKKSEISDGKSISESKLCSEKELIIRRKYPDNDSILKTSEDLAAPEEKDLSQQNQLCSSYVSANITATSDDNNTESTEIKMIKEEVDLIKRKRQYKRIKKKDLRKIVRLPSDGRYLLVDFPNEQCPEECPDCYSGFYPSNVTLYCSTGVTKVVCEVCGLVIFIVPDLYKYSK, from the coding sequence ATGCCACCagttaaagctaaaaaaaaatcaaagaaaaagtctGTTTCACCAGCAAAAGTTAGCAAGCACAAGAAATTCAAGAAGAAAGAGCTGACCACAATTAAGAGCCAGAAGGCAAGAAGAGactttaatgaaagaaaaaaaaagatatcaggGGCAGAAGTttcaaagcagaagaaaaaaatggtgaaagTTGCATCCAAATCAGCAAAGGCCGTAAAGCCCAAACAAAAGAAAGTTTTGAAAAAGAGCCAAAAGCCTGCCTTAAAATCCTTGGCTAAAAAGCAGTTGAAGTCTCCAGACCAGAAGGGCAAGATAAAAAAGTCTAAAGACCAGAAGGGCAAGATAAAAAAGTCTATAGACCAGAAGGGCAAGATAAAAAAGTCTAAAGACCAGAAGGGCAAGATAAAAAAGTCTAAAGATCCAtcaaaggtgaagaaaaagatgTCTCCAGCTAAGACCAAGGATGTACCAATCAAAAGAAATGGAATGGGGACTGCAAAACAAAAATGTTTCTCTTGTAATTTGGTGGTTTCTTCTAAGTCCCTAGTTCAAAAGCAAAAATTGAAGTCTCCAGACCAGAAGGGCACTAAAACCATTGGTAAAAGAAGACAGAACTCGGAATCAGAAGTTCAAgttcaagtaaaaaagaaagcaaaaatttATTCTCCATCTATATCTTCACAAATAACAGAGTCTAAAGATCCAgtaaaggtgaagaaaaagatgCCTTCAACAGAAACCAAAGATGTATCTATCCAAATAGATGGAAAAGGgactataaaggaaaaaaatgtgatgtGTTTCTCTTGTAATTTATTGGTTTCTAAAAAAGATTTGCATTTGCATTTGTTCTTTGGAAGTATAAAATGTAGATTTTGTTTTTATACAGTAAACACATGCACTGACTTTGCCAACCAAATGCTTAACCCTAATGGCTATTGCCAAAAAAGTCCAATGAAAATACATGGTATATTGCAGTGGGATTCTTGTCTTAATTATATATTGTTAAACGTGAAAAGAGAAATAACCGTCAGAAATTtctgtaatgaaataaaggctgttCCAAATGAAATTGAGATTTGTGGTGAAATCACAACATACACAAAAGGTCTAGAATCTTTAGAACGAGTAGAACCTTGGAAATCTGCCTTTCTAGAGCTAATGGCATATTGTGACAAAGTTATGAGCAAACTAAAGCCCAAGAATTGTTGTTCTCTGAAACttttcagagaaaaaaagagtgaaataagTGATGGAAAATCCATTTCTGAAAGTAAATTATGTAGTGAAAAAGAATTGATCATTAGACGTAAATatcctgataatgatagcattttaAAGACCAGTGAAGATTTAGCAGCTCCTGAAGAGAAAGATCTTTCACAACAGAACCAGTTGTGCTCATCCTACGTGTCTGCTAACATCACTGCAACTTCTGATGATAACAACACAGAATCAACTGAGATTAAGATGATTAAGGAGGAGGTAGATCTGATTAAGAGAAAAAGGCAgtacaaaagaattaaaaaaaaagatctgaGAAAAATTGTAAGATTACCCAGTGATGGTCGATATTTACTAGTTGATTTTCCCAATGAACAGTGTCCAGAAGAATGCCCAGATTGTTACTCTGGCTTTTATCCTTCAAATGTTACTTTGTATTGTTCCACAGGGGTTACAAAAGTTGTATGTGAAGTGTGTGGCCTTGTTATATTCATAGTACCTGACCTATATAAATATTCTAAATAA